In one Melopsittacus undulatus isolate bMelUnd1 chromosome 4, bMelUnd1.mat.Z, whole genome shotgun sequence genomic region, the following are encoded:
- the CEP70 gene encoding centrosomal protein of 70 kDa isoform X2, whose protein sequence is MRHGLKPVSLAALQSCRNTADTIVLDTQSSLGIRLALKTLMENTDRQQKIMQGLMETNRSLRDEIRQESGRASRQEQRANDLENVVKNIKSKICQLEDETIAKVCQQQNQVRELQKDQQASQAKYQQQQEKLQEQKETIARLQKELCRVGLEEQQRVATQNKMFCRFCKRAPKYLLDQQFLCLIDYYESQISEMKKELRQYKKDGDQVQKEVKSKEEFLNLDATPNYRALLTSFQKQLTETKTRNEQLLLENINLKKDLETRPTAQELKLYKHQVKKLEKTLKKTVKSSGSSTGERTEEKKESESIAEVDRLQAVCQQYLKVLSHIDSILQSPRAPLLIYRRSKGPVQNHIKEKGQDCGFEHLPLTIEMWADQLMSLKNLHRSLRKLSLELAPWHTEDPQDNRESIRVEDLQFIVDAILEEIENKEKNSQTPSGPTLLAIVSHFQKLFDVNSLSGIYPRMHEVYTKLGEMTNAMRNLQELLELGSSAPPTVVVDTVGKLCDIINKDVTKQVQQLLGTQDIHSIINKLEEHECFFPPFQALIQDLLCLLEIRNLDDILPTVRKLKLAAS, encoded by the exons ATGCGTCATGGGTTGAAACCAGTGAGTCTTGCTGCCCTCcaaagctgcagaaatacagcag ATACGATTGTCTTAGACACTCAGTCTTCTCTAGGAATAAGACTTGCATTAAAAACACTGATGGAAAACACTGACCGCCAGCAGAAAATTATGCAGGGGCTGATGGAGACCAATCGTTCTCTTAG agATGAGATCCGACAGGAAAGTGGTCGGGCATCTCGTCAAGAACAACGGGCTAATGATTTGGAAAATGTGGTGAAAAACATTAAGTCCAAAATTTGCCAGCTGGAAGATGAGACGATAGCTAAAGTTTGCCAGCAACAGAATCAAGTCAGAGAACTTCAGAAAGATCAGCAGGCTTCACAG GCAAAATatcaacagcagcaggagaagctgcAAGAACAGAAAGAGACAATTGCCCGTTTGCAGAAGGAGCTGTGCAGAGttgggctggaggagcagcagcgtGTTGCCactcaaaacaaaatgttttgtcGCTTTTGCAAAAGAGCTCCAAAGTATCTTCTAGATCAGCA gTTCCTTTGTCTAATTGACTATTATGAATCTCAAATTagtgaaatgaaaaaggagCTAAG GCAATATAAAAAAGATGGAGATCAGGTacagaaagaagtgaaaagcaaggaagaatTCTTAAATCTAGATGCTACTCCTAATTACAGAGCACTGCTAACG TCTTTCCAGAAACAACttactgaaacaaaaaccaGGAATGAACAGCTTTTGCTTGAAAATATAAATCTCAAGAAAGATTTGGAAACCAG ACCAACTGCACAGGAATTAAAACTTTACAAGCACCAAGTGAAGAAACTAGagaaaactttaaagaaaactgtCAA ATCTTCAGGGAGTAGTACCggagaaagaacagaagaaaagaaagaatctgAGAGTATTGCGGAGGTGGATAGGCTGCAGGCAGTTTGCCAGCAGTACTTAAAG GTTTTGTCCCATATTGATTCTATTTTGCAAAGCCCAAGAGCTCCTCTGTTAATATACAGGCGCAGTAAAGGGCCAGTGCAAAATCACATTAAAGAGAAAGGGCAGGACTGTGGATTTGAGCACCTTCCACTTACTATAGAAATGTGGGCAGATCAGCTAATGTCCCTGAAG aatttgcATAGATCCTTGAGAAAACTGTCTCTGGAACTGGCACCCTGGCACACTGAAGATCCACAAGACAACAGGGAATCCATACGAGTTGAAGACCTCCAGTTCATAGTAGATGCCATTttggaagaaatagaaaataaggaaaag AACAGCCAGACACCATCAGGACCAACTCTGTTAGCGATAGTCTCTCACTTCCAGAAGTTGTTTGATGTGAATTCTCTCAGTGGCATTTATCCACGAATGCATGAGGTTTACACAAAGCTTGGGGAAATGACCAACGCCATGAGAAATCTCCAGGAGCTCCTGGAACTAG GCAGCTCTGCTCCACCCACTGTGGTAGTGGATACTGTTGGGAAACTGTGTGACATAATTAATAAGGACGTGACTAAGCAGGTACAGCAGCTTCTGGGGACCCAGGACATCCACAG TATAATCAATAAGTTAGAAGAACATGAATGCTTCTTTCCACCATTTCAAGCTCTCATTCAAGATTTGCTCTGTCTTCTAG agATTCGTAACCTGGATGATATTTTACCTACAGTGCGAAAGTTGAAGTTGGCAGCTAGTTAA
- the CEP70 gene encoding centrosomal protein of 70 kDa isoform X1, with product MIEQEKAEWENLNKLLMRHGLKPVSLAALQSCRNTADTIVLDTQSSLGIRLALKTLMENTDRQQKIMQGLMETNRSLRDEIRQESGRASRQEQRANDLENVVKNIKSKICQLEDETIAKVCQQQNQVRELQKDQQASQAKYQQQQEKLQEQKETIARLQKELCRVGLEEQQRVATQNKMFCRFCKRAPKYLLDQQFLCLIDYYESQISEMKKELRQYKKDGDQVQKEVKSKEEFLNLDATPNYRALLTSFQKQLTETKTRNEQLLLENINLKKDLETRPTAQELKLYKHQVKKLEKTLKKTVKSSGSSTGERTEEKKESESIAEVDRLQAVCQQYLKVLSHIDSILQSPRAPLLIYRRSKGPVQNHIKEKGQDCGFEHLPLTIEMWADQLMSLKNLHRSLRKLSLELAPWHTEDPQDNRESIRVEDLQFIVDAILEEIENKEKNSQTPSGPTLLAIVSHFQKLFDVNSLSGIYPRMHEVYTKLGEMTNAMRNLQELLELGSSAPPTVVVDTVGKLCDIINKDVTKQVQQLLGTQDIHSIINKLEEHECFFPPFQALIQDLLCLLEIRNLDDILPTVRKLKLAAS from the exons ATGATAGAG caggagaaggcTGAATGGGAAAACTTAAATAAGTTATTAATGCGTCATGGGTTGAAACCAGTGAGTCTTGCTGCCCTCcaaagctgcagaaatacagcag ATACGATTGTCTTAGACACTCAGTCTTCTCTAGGAATAAGACTTGCATTAAAAACACTGATGGAAAACACTGACCGCCAGCAGAAAATTATGCAGGGGCTGATGGAGACCAATCGTTCTCTTAG agATGAGATCCGACAGGAAAGTGGTCGGGCATCTCGTCAAGAACAACGGGCTAATGATTTGGAAAATGTGGTGAAAAACATTAAGTCCAAAATTTGCCAGCTGGAAGATGAGACGATAGCTAAAGTTTGCCAGCAACAGAATCAAGTCAGAGAACTTCAGAAAGATCAGCAGGCTTCACAG GCAAAATatcaacagcagcaggagaagctgcAAGAACAGAAAGAGACAATTGCCCGTTTGCAGAAGGAGCTGTGCAGAGttgggctggaggagcagcagcgtGTTGCCactcaaaacaaaatgttttgtcGCTTTTGCAAAAGAGCTCCAAAGTATCTTCTAGATCAGCA gTTCCTTTGTCTAATTGACTATTATGAATCTCAAATTagtgaaatgaaaaaggagCTAAG GCAATATAAAAAAGATGGAGATCAGGTacagaaagaagtgaaaagcaaggaagaatTCTTAAATCTAGATGCTACTCCTAATTACAGAGCACTGCTAACG TCTTTCCAGAAACAACttactgaaacaaaaaccaGGAATGAACAGCTTTTGCTTGAAAATATAAATCTCAAGAAAGATTTGGAAACCAG ACCAACTGCACAGGAATTAAAACTTTACAAGCACCAAGTGAAGAAACTAGagaaaactttaaagaaaactgtCAA ATCTTCAGGGAGTAGTACCggagaaagaacagaagaaaagaaagaatctgAGAGTATTGCGGAGGTGGATAGGCTGCAGGCAGTTTGCCAGCAGTACTTAAAG GTTTTGTCCCATATTGATTCTATTTTGCAAAGCCCAAGAGCTCCTCTGTTAATATACAGGCGCAGTAAAGGGCCAGTGCAAAATCACATTAAAGAGAAAGGGCAGGACTGTGGATTTGAGCACCTTCCACTTACTATAGAAATGTGGGCAGATCAGCTAATGTCCCTGAAG aatttgcATAGATCCTTGAGAAAACTGTCTCTGGAACTGGCACCCTGGCACACTGAAGATCCACAAGACAACAGGGAATCCATACGAGTTGAAGACCTCCAGTTCATAGTAGATGCCATTttggaagaaatagaaaataaggaaaag AACAGCCAGACACCATCAGGACCAACTCTGTTAGCGATAGTCTCTCACTTCCAGAAGTTGTTTGATGTGAATTCTCTCAGTGGCATTTATCCACGAATGCATGAGGTTTACACAAAGCTTGGGGAAATGACCAACGCCATGAGAAATCTCCAGGAGCTCCTGGAACTAG GCAGCTCTGCTCCACCCACTGTGGTAGTGGATACTGTTGGGAAACTGTGTGACATAATTAATAAGGACGTGACTAAGCAGGTACAGCAGCTTCTGGGGACCCAGGACATCCACAG TATAATCAATAAGTTAGAAGAACATGAATGCTTCTTTCCACCATTTCAAGCTCTCATTCAAGATTTGCTCTGTCTTCTAG agATTCGTAACCTGGATGATATTTTACCTACAGTGCGAAAGTTGAAGTTGGCAGCTAGTTAA